A window of Magnolia sinica isolate HGM2019 chromosome 13, MsV1, whole genome shotgun sequence genomic DNA:
CAGCCAAATTGAGGCACTGATGCAAGCTTACTCTCCATGGATCTACTTGCATCCTGATGAGTCCTACCTCCCCTCCTCAGTCAGCTGGTTCTTCAGCAATGGAGCTCTCCTCTACAAACAAGGAGGCTCGGCCCCTACCCCAATCGACCCAACTGGCTCAAACCTTCCCCAAGACGGTTCGAATGATGGAACATACTGGTTAGATCTTCCCATCGACGATGGGGCCAAAGAAAAGGTTAAAAGAGGAGACATACAGAGCGCCGAGTGTTATTTACATGTGAAACCAATGCTAGGCGGGACATTCACTGATATCGCGATCTGGGTCTTTTATCCTTTCAATGGGCCATCAAAGGCCAAGGTggaatttataaatgtatcactTGGGAAGATAGGGGAACATGTGGGTGATTGGGAGCATGTGACATTGAGGGTGAGTAACTTCAATGGAGAGCTTTGGAGGGTGTATTTCTCAGAACATAGCGGTGGAAGGTGGATGGATGCATCAGAGCTAGAGTTCCAAGCAGGAAACAAAgctgcaacatatgcatcattgcATGGCCATGCTTTCTATCCTAAGCCAGGGCTTGTGCTGCAAGGGAATACCAAGCTGGGCATAGGTATAAGGAATGACACTGCTAAAGGGAAGATTGGCATGGACACCGGCCGGCGGTTCTTGTTGGTGGCTGCTGATCACTTGGGTTCGGTTGTTGGACCACCGTGGCTCAGTTATGCAAGGGAGTGGGGCCCAAAGGTTGACTATGATGTGGCAAGCGAGATACGTAAGGTGGGGAAACTGCTTCCTCGCAAGCTCAAGTCTGCATTGGAGAAATTGGTTAATGATCTTCCTAAGGAAGTGTTAGGGGAAGAAGGGCCTACTGGCCCCAAGATGAAAGGAAATTGGAATGGAGATGAAGTTTGATTGCAAGTAGGAGATTTGAATTTGAACCATTGCATGGTTTCTGATGGGATGATGGATGTGGGTCATGTGCTAGGTCTTGTAAGATGTAAGATAGCTGTGTTTATCAATGCTTGAATATTAACCACTGGAAAGTGTTTCATATGTGAGAGTGTTTTGTGAGGTTTTAAGACTCAGTGACTCGGACCAACTCGTTCCATCACGAGTCAAGTTGTGAATCAGCCGAGTTGGGCTGGTACTGAGTTGGACTCGAGCGAGCCTGAGTCAACTCGGACGAGTCACATGGGACTCTAGCTGGGCCTGACGGAGAAAGAGAGGAAATAAATAAGTCCACCATCTAGTCTTCCTAACTGTTGGCTCTATTGTGTATGGAGGAGGGAGTGGATTAAGTGTGGCCCCGgtctcacccaacacggtgtggccatgactgtggggccacctcgaatgatgtatgtattgtatatccataccgttcatctgttttgctaactcattttaggacataaggaaaaaaattgaaggagaaccaaatctcaggtggactgcaccacatgAAAGAGCTGATGATTGACCTTTAGAAACTTCTcgtgggtcataaaagttttggatcaagctgattttttgtttttgtttttgtttttgttttttccatcgtctagtttgtgtgaccttatcaacaggttggatggataaAAAAAAGTTACAGtaggcattaaggtgggccctaggaagtttttaatggcgtgtatttaatcaccactgtttcctatcctatggtccacctgatgggggtgttcaatcaccaatacatacatgaaggtgggcatCACGGTCagagccgcacctaatccgttccctaCGGAGGATATCTTGAAAATCGTGTTGATTGGACAATCTGAACAGCCTGATTGGTGGccattaaatggacggttaaaaacaaACTGGTTAATCTTCAGTTTCCGTGGGCAAAATCAGATGATCAAGATCATCCCACCAGCATGATCATCAGTCCATGTTCCATCCACCGCAGTATggcacaatttggacggtccagatttgaaAACACACATTGAACTCGAACAAACGAAATAAACAAAAAAGATGGTCGGCGGAGATTCTGATATCTTTGTATTCTTGAAATCATATTTATTTTGTGATGAAAATGAACTGTTTGTATTCTTGTGAAATCATATTTATTTTGTGACGAAATTGAGGGCGAGATTGTCAACGAAGGAGAAGATTACGAGAAATGGCCCACCTACTATTCTTCAATGATATGATACGCCTTCAGCATCTCTGCACAGTATACAACGTTTTTCAATTCTGAGAAGTGGGGTCCATTTTTCGGTAATCCAGAACATTGGTATGGCGAATATCCACGTTGATGGAAGATATCCAAAATATCTCCTGCCACAGTCCGATCACAACGCTTCGATTTGTGGCCTACAGCTAATGAAAGAAATAGAACAGCTGTCCACGTtcaacttaaaaaaaaaagaaagtgaatcTTCCGCAATTTTCTTGCGGCAAGGTTGTTATGGGTCGCAATCAAACCggtggtctggattaccgaacggtgtggcccacttgtcaggTTGAAACGCGGGTACTGTGCAAGGGTTTCGTTTTCGTCTTATTTATTGCGACAAATGATTTTCACGTGGAACCCACGATGATCGGTTGGCAAATTTGGACGCGGATCGCGTCGTGACCGTGCGAGGGCGGACTCGGTCCTGGGGCGGGCTCAgtgggccactgtaatgtatgtgttcagtccacaccgtccatctattttactagatcattttaggacatgaactgaaaaatgagatAAAACCAaggcttaactggaccacactacaggaaggaGTGGTGATAATGACGCACGTAGCAAAATctaagggtgtacacgaacccggttagctcgctcgactcgactcgaaaaagctcaattcaactcggtttgaatctaagtttgagctgattttttgagcttgaaaatgagtttgagctggccccagctcggcTCGACTAGAATTGAACCCAATTCAAATCGAACTCGAATCGAATcaatttggtgacttggttactttgatattgatgtcgcttaccaagtgtttgatgaaatgacttaacgaagtgtggCTTGTGGCAAGGAAGGTAGGTATGCAAGACaaaaaccttttttttcttgacttttatgttgcttagaaggtgtttgataaaatacggTAAAACTACTACTagtgttttacatatagtgagattttaaGAGTGTAGTTCATgtttttgtgaaaatgttgcataggcaaattcagcttgaacttggcttggacgcagctcgaactggcccaagctcaTAACCGaatcaagttgagttgagctggccaattaggctcgaggactgagcttaGCTGAGTTTGAGCTAGGGTCAGCTGGTGACCGAGCCGAATTGAGCTCTCGATGTACAACTCCAGCTAAAACTTTTTGTAGGGCATTacacgatgtttatttgccatccaacctattcatagggtAATATAGTCCTtgataaaggaaaacacaaatgtaagcTTAGGTTGGTTTTTTCAACCATAGGCGTTTACCTTGTATAGCCTATTCGAACCCCGGATTTGCTTCGTTTTAGGCTcgtttcttaaaatgatctttcaaatggataaatggctggtaaaacatacacatcattgCCTTAAAGAGCCCTGCCACGATCAAGTCTACCCAGACGCGGGAACGACGCAATCTTTGTCCACTGCAAATGAGGCAGATTATGTCCCCTCTCAGCCTGGACAGACTCGGTCAAGGCaggggctctgtagggcccaccataatgcatgggtTTAATCCACTATGTCCTTTCATTTTGCCTAATCATTTGATGTtagtagcccaaaaatgaggcaaatcaaaggCATAGTGGAcccacagtggggattgaatgtccaccattaaaacttctttggagcaGTATAAGTTTTGATCAAGATGGTGTTTgagttttccttccatccaggtctatgtgagtCAGTGACCTAatgaaataaacatcacaatagaccaggagaagtttttaatggtagatgatgatttggtgtggtcctcttcatccttggacctgcctcacttttaccttaaaatgatctcagtTCTTGCATGAACTCTGTATGGGGGCCTACCgtaatgtatgagttttatctagATTGTCAATGGTGACAATGACGCACAGTTAGAATAtttataggacccaccgtgatgtttatttgccatccaacttattcataaggctGCATAGActtagacgaagggaaaacaaagaagttagcttgatcaaaacttcggTAGCTCCCAAGATcttaatggttggcgttcaatccccactgtgtggtccacttgagcctcaggtctacctcaattttgggctaattccataaaatgatgggacaaaatggatgaatgacggGGATGAAAACTATACACTAAGCTGGGCCCAAGAGAGCTCCTGCGTCAACTAAGCTTGACTAGCAGTGCAAGAGTACAATTGTGCTTCCCAGTACTTGCTCTCTAATCAAATCCCGTGCATGTAGTGAGCCGTTCATCCATCTTgcgggatcattttagagtattagcccaaaaatgcagcagatccaaatctcagttggaccacacaagaaacaatagtgatgggtcattaaaaacttcttatgtgccacaaaagttttgaatcaagatgatatttgtatgttCCTCTTGTCCAGGTCTTCCTGACCTTATCAGGAGGTTCGATGGTGATTAAACATCACacgccttaagaagtttttaacggtgggcgttcaatccactTGAGATTAATTTGGATTGCTGAATATTTGGGCTTATAACCCAAAATGGTCTCGCAAGAATGATGGGCGGTGTCAGTGTGgttataagacacatacatcatggtgggccccacagttagggatccggggatccaccgaaaCCGTCTCCGTCCTGCTCTTACCTCCACGGACTAGGTCCCGGGACGGGCTCTATGACGCCTAGAATGGGTTTTATCCTCGCCATCTATCCAAAATTTTCTGAACATTTTAGGATATCagcttaaaaataaggtagatccaaggctaagtggaccacacagtggaaattgaacgtccaccgttgaaaacttcttgggagtcgCAGATGTTATATGTTTTtgcccttcatccacgtctacgtgagcttataaacaagttggatggaaaataaagatccTTTGCGCTATTgtctttgtttgttttttattttccaaagGTAAGGACGGCCACATTATCACCGCTGCATCTGTGGCGGGTCCACTGGAGCCTGGGATCTGTATCATTTTTGagcttgtaccctaaaatgatcctaaaaaatggatggaaggctggataaaacccataaatcacggtCCACACAGTCAGCTTCCATGGCAGGGCAATAGCCAATGCGAGTCCGATGCGGAAGATCTGTAAGCGGATTGCAGATAAcgaatggtccaaatcaaaggAAATGACTTAGTTAATATTATCTGTTGGAATTTACGTTTGGATACatcgaaaatacaaaaataaatagaaataaaatattttactaggctgaatcacgtataaaatacgctgtccatAAAGTGTGATTCGCCCCtcttatcaattgttgatgggttacagggcgaattgcttccaggataagataaGCTTTATCTGGATCCAGTGTGCAGTAATCTCGATAGGTCCACTGTAGAACAATTTTAGCACAGCAGATTTCTTTTGGCAGACTCAGACGGTATCAGACtcgaatggtccagtttatacaGGCATCAGGTATAACACCGTtgttgtgtggtattcaatggtgcagaacgtttgaaaaatgtttctggccgttgtccattaatcccagacgtttctTGTCGTTATATCagaagatctgaccattggatcatcttAGCCCAAAGTTGTCATCTAGCGCCACTAGAGACACACTACCCACGCCGATGCCCACGCCTGAGCTCGAGCACGAGCGCGTGCACGCGTGCGTCTGTGCgccgtgtttcatctcctccaaaaactccaagtaagaatactcttcacaagtccACATATAAAACACAAAAGTTTTCTTCacatttctgatgtgggacaaagcacacacaccacactttttaattcaaaaaattcaaaaaacgttttggcgggaaaatctcaaaattttgaaaaattcgaattttcatttttattattttaaaaacatATTTTCAACATTATCTTCTCACTATAATTTAGTTTATACTCCAACTGAGCTGGATCAactatttggacggttcagatttccaTACAAGTAAGCTTTTGTGCACATTTGAAGAATcagcaccatttaaaaatggtcaGGAACTCAACTAACAGAAAGCGGATTATGTGATACCCCGGACTCACCTAAGACGATGCGGCCCTCACCGTGGAGCcgactttaatgtatgtattctgtatccatgtgTTCATacgtttttacagataattttggagtattattccaaaaatgaagcatatatctaattatcaggtgggccatgccattagAAATGGTGGCGATTGAGCATTAATGGGCCAGAGAGgtattggatcaatctgatatttgttttttcccttcattcaggcgcttacgtgaccttatcaacagattggatgtcaaataaatactgTGAAAACATTACGGTTCTctctaagaagcttttaatgacaTGACGTTCAATCACAACACTTTCCTTGGTATGGTCCAATGAGATTTGGATAATCTTAATTTTTAGtgtcatgctttaaaatgacctAACGGATGGCCagcatggatacagaatacattcattaacgtgggccccacggtaagggcagcATCATCTTGGGTGAGTCTGGGGTCTCACGAATCCGCTCCCCAACTAACAATCTAACAATAACAAGTTAACGTCTGCATTATTTTTCATACTTTATCCATTTGATATTTTAAATCAAGAGCGCACGTTTTTTTTCCTTTGTCGTGATTCAAGGAGGAGTCATTCATGTGAGGTGGGAGAAGAGGTGTCAGAAATCATGGGGGACAGTACATGTACGAGAGATCAGGTCCGTTCACCCGGTAGGATGCAATGTGAACATAACATGTATACAAAAGATATAGGTATTATTCAAATTAGCAACGTACTTtcgttgaatttggactgttggtATCATAAATGTTTGACCTTCCTTATTAGTGGACCAAAATTATTTTGGTCCATAGCATGTTTATATTGTAccctacctgatggatggtccggatccaTGATCCGTATGCCATCCAGCCAGATATCCCAGTCCCTCGTTGAACACGAGCCTTGCGTTTTTTTAAACACCGTCCTAGTTGTAAACAGGATTCTCggcaaatggtggggcccaccatttcacGAAACAATAGGAAAACAAAATTCAGGGATGGAgtccggtgggccccactaattccACCTACAGAATCCATCGAAACACATTGTCTTTTGTCTCGATGACAAACGGTATACTCATCAATCATCGTGTTGTTCCTTGGATGCCTACCTCCGTCCGAGAACATGCAGCATCCTAGAGCCTTTATTTttaataagtggggcccaccaacctgTGATCCAAACCAATATGGGTCTGGTGGACCCTTAGCATGGATGAATGTGTCCCTGAAATCTAGAAGAAGCTTCAAATTTAGGAGATTTTTATGAAATCACATATTGACGTTGGAACTACCGTAACCTTGGCCTTCGTCGCCTGCAAATAGGTGGTTAGGAATATATGCAACATCAGCTAAGATgcaacaatggtccacatttagcAGAAAAAGAGAAGGCCAGAGATGAATGtctaagatcttccaatctgggagattttcttGATATCTCACATCCACACTAGAGCCCTTCAGATCCAAAGGTCTAGACTAACGATCCACGAGCCCCACCACTATAGATTCAAGGATATTCGTGGACCactggtattttcatttctaaccgtccaataaatgtccattaaCCGGACAGCCATATAGTCAAATAAGTGCaacttttggttcatgatatataTAAACTACAAACCATATTTGGGcagttttatttgattttcttctGTGCCACGTGTGCAgtttctaagtgcctgagtatcatccatcacactctgccagagcatcaaagttttaTCAGTTAATACACTGGGGCCCAATGTTCAATAATCAAGACTGTTGAAGTGAAGAAGCCCCCATGGATGAACAATGCACGAAATTTACGAGAACGAGAGATCACAGCCATCCATCTTTGGCTCATTTTCAGTTGAATCTGCACCA
This region includes:
- the LOC131222656 gene encoding hypothetical protein At1g04090-like; amino-acid sequence: MGNCLKLFGKVPLSNKKEVLPIETTFRLPSSIPSWPSGVGFATGSIKLGELELYQVSTFTKVWATHEGGQDNLGATFFKPSPVPAGYFMLGCYCQPNNKPLFGWVLVGKDGSDALAKPIDYTLVWSSESTTIKQDGYGYIWLPTPPQGYVAVGHMVTSSSDKPSLDEIRCVRSDLTDACENDTWIWGADKSNNSSGVNVYGSRPTTRGIQALGVSVGTFIAHVNGDTSPISLACLKNKDFSLSYMPNLSQIEALMQAYSPWIYLHPDESYLPSSVSWFFSNGALLYKQGGSAPTPIDPTGSNLPQDGSNDGTYWLDLPIDDGAKEKVKRGDIQSAECYLHVKPMLGGTFTDIAIWVFYPFNGPSKAKVEFINVSLGKIGEHVGDWEHVTLRVSNFNGELWRVYFSEHSGGRWMDASELEFQAGNKAATYASLHGHAFYPKPGLVLQGNTKLGIGIRNDTAKGKIGMDTGRRFLLVAADHLGSVVGPPWLSYAREWGPKVDYDVASEIRKVGKLLPRKLKSALEKLVNDLPKEVLGEEGPTGPKMKGNWNGDEV